In Candidatus Roseilinea sp., one DNA window encodes the following:
- the rplK gene encoding 50S ribosomal protein L11 has product MAKKVKSVVSIQIEAGKASPAPPIGPSLAPHGINLMMFCKEYNARTASMAGYIIPAKITVYTDNSFTFTLGTPPTAQLIRKAAGIEKGSAMPNRNKVGKITKAQVKEIAEMKMKDLNAVDLEGAMKQVMGTARSMGVEVVD; this is encoded by the coding sequence ATGGCAAAGAAAGTCAAGTCAGTCGTCAGCATTCAAATCGAGGCGGGCAAGGCCAGTCCGGCGCCGCCGATCGGCCCGTCGCTCGCGCCGCATGGCATCAACCTGATGATGTTCTGCAAGGAATACAACGCGCGCACGGCCTCGATGGCAGGTTATATCATCCCGGCCAAGATCACCGTCTATACGGACAACTCGTTCACCTTCACGCTGGGCACGCCGCCGACTGCGCAGCTCATTCGCAAGGCGGCGGGCATCGAAAAGGGTTCGGCCATGCCGAACCGCAACAAGGTCGGCAAGATCACCAAGGCGCAGGTCAAGGAAATCGCTGAGATGAAGATGAAGGATCTGAACGCAGTTGATCTGGAAGGCGCGATGAAGCAAGTGATGGGCACGGCCCGCAGCATGGGCGTGGAGGTCGTGGACTGA
- a CDS encoding elongation factor Tu, with product MAKEKFVRTKPHVNIGTMGHIDHGKTTLTAAITKVLALKGKAQFMAYDQIDKAPEERERGITISIAHVEYETDKRHYAHVDMPGHRDYIKNMITGAAQVDGAILVVAAPDGPMPQTKEHVLLARQVEVPSIVVFLNKVDMMDDPELLELVEMELRELLNKYGYPGDETPIVRGSAKQALDSPSTDINAPEYKCILELMDVVDNYIPTPVRAVDKPFMMPIEDVFSIKGRGTVVTGRIERGTVKVGDTVEIVGLRETRSTVVTGLEMFHKVLDVAEAGDNCGVLLRGIERDDVERGMVLAKPGSIKPHDEFEAQVYVLRKDEGGRHKSFFSGYRPQFYIRTMDVTGEVQLPEGVEMVMPGDNVTMRVKLIAPVALEQGSKFAIREGGLTVGAGSITKVFE from the coding sequence ATGGCGAAGGAGAAATTCGTACGGACGAAGCCGCACGTGAACATCGGGACGATGGGACACATTGACCACGGGAAGACGACGTTGACGGCGGCGATCACGAAGGTGCTGGCGCTGAAGGGCAAAGCGCAGTTCATGGCGTATGACCAGATTGACAAAGCGCCGGAGGAGCGCGAGCGCGGGATCACCATCTCGATTGCGCACGTGGAATACGAGACGGACAAGCGGCACTATGCGCACGTGGACATGCCGGGGCATCGAGACTACATCAAGAACATGATCACGGGGGCGGCGCAGGTGGACGGGGCGATCCTGGTGGTGGCGGCGCCGGACGGGCCGATGCCGCAGACCAAGGAGCACGTGCTGCTGGCGCGGCAGGTGGAAGTGCCGAGCATCGTGGTGTTTCTGAACAAGGTGGACATGATGGACGACCCGGAGCTGCTGGAGCTGGTGGAGATGGAGCTGCGGGAGTTGCTGAACAAGTATGGATATCCGGGGGACGAGACGCCGATCGTGCGCGGGAGCGCGAAGCAGGCGTTGGACAGTCCGAGCACGGACATCAACGCGCCGGAATACAAGTGCATCTTGGAGTTGATGGACGTGGTGGACAACTACATTCCGACGCCGGTGCGGGCGGTGGACAAGCCGTTCATGATGCCGATCGAGGACGTGTTCAGCATCAAAGGCCGCGGGACGGTGGTGACGGGGCGGATCGAGCGCGGGACGGTGAAGGTCGGAGACACGGTAGAGATCGTGGGGCTGCGGGAGACGCGGAGCACGGTGGTGACGGGGTTGGAGATGTTCCACAAGGTGCTGGACGTGGCGGAAGCAGGGGACAACTGCGGGGTGCTGCTGCGCGGGATCGAGCGGGACGATGTGGAGCGGGGGATGGTGCTGGCGAAGCCGGGGAGCATCAAGCCGCACGACGAGTTCGAGGCGCAGGTGTATGTGTTGAGGAAGGATGAGGGGGGACGGCACAAGTCGTTCTTCAGCGGGTATCGGCCGCAGTTCTACATTCGGACGATGGACGTGACGGGGGAGGTGCAGTTGCCGGAAGGGGTGGAGATGGTGATGCCAGGGGACAACGTGACGATGCGGGTGAAGCTGATCGCGCCGGTGGCGTTGGAGCAGGGGTCGAAGTTTGCGATCCGGGAAGGGGGGCTGACGGTCGGCGCGGGCTCGATCACCAAGGTGTTCGAGTAG
- the miaA gene encoding tRNA dimethylallyltransferase yields MTREAPDLIAIIGPTAAGKSAYAMTLAPQVNGEIVSADSRHVYRRMDIGTNKPTPAEQHLVSHHLIDLREPHERFSLGEYVELAQAAIADIRARGKTPLLVGGTGQYVRAVLRGWRVPPVPPHDDLREKWLHYAQEHGSAALFAELAARDPDAARTIDPRNVRRVVRALEVMEVSGRRWSELQRREPPNWRTEVIYINPPRDELYARADARLMRMIEQGWLAETEALLDFLGQHGFDADAALRLPSMSALGYREMALVVMGRTTLDQAIAAIKRATRRFIRAQDVWFRQEAAHAASASA; encoded by the coding sequence ATGACTCGCGAGGCGCCCGACTTGATTGCCATTATCGGCCCGACGGCAGCCGGCAAATCGGCTTATGCGATGACGCTGGCTCCCCAGGTTAACGGTGAAATCGTCTCCGCCGATTCGCGCCACGTCTACCGGCGGATGGACATCGGCACGAACAAACCGACGCCGGCCGAGCAGCACTTGGTGAGCCATCACTTGATTGACTTGCGCGAGCCGCATGAACGCTTCTCGCTGGGCGAGTACGTCGAACTGGCACAGGCCGCCATCGCGGACATCCGCGCGCGCGGCAAGACGCCGCTGCTGGTCGGCGGCACCGGCCAATACGTCCGTGCAGTCTTGCGCGGTTGGCGTGTGCCACCTGTACCGCCTCACGACGACCTGCGAGAGAAGTGGCTGCACTATGCGCAAGAGCACGGCTCGGCAGCGCTCTTCGCCGAATTGGCCGCGCGCGATCCCGACGCTGCCCGGACGATTGACCCGCGCAACGTGCGACGGGTCGTGCGCGCGCTCGAAGTCATGGAAGTCTCCGGCCGGCGGTGGAGCGAACTGCAAAGGCGCGAGCCGCCCAACTGGCGCACCGAGGTGATCTACATCAACCCACCGCGCGATGAGCTCTACGCGCGCGCCGATGCCCGCCTGATGCGCATGATCGAGCAGGGCTGGCTGGCCGAGACGGAAGCGCTGCTCGACTTTCTTGGCCAGCACGGCTTCGACGCCGACGCTGCGCTGCGCCTCCCGTCTATGTCCGCGCTCGGCTACCGAGAAATGGCTCTCGTCGTCATGGGCCGGACGACGCTCGATCAAGCCATTGCCGCGATCAAGCGCGCCACGCGCCGCTTTATCCGTGCGCAGGATGTCTGGTTTCGGCAGGAAGCGGCACATGCTGCATCTGCCTCCGCCTAG
- a CDS encoding amino acid ABC transporter substrate-binding protein codes for MKANRSGGARFALALLFTAALCIEWRPALGFAQQQRTPPLKVVTKPLEPFVTVEAGNRLSGFSIDLWEVVAQRIGADYEWVIVQSVTEQIEMVEQRKADVAIAGISMTAEREARIDFSHPFFNAGLQIMVPVRSEQTLSNLVAAVFSPVLLQILGIAMLVTLAMAHLIWLTERNSGGEIPKAYLPGVWEALWWAVNTLTTGEYGDKTKPSGVFKRLLAIAWMVLSVIFVAQFTASITSDLTVQQLTQNIGGPADLPGKAIFTVKGSTAANYLSEARINFVGVDTIEKAYDALENGQAQAIVYDAPVLKYYAVTQGRGKVEMVGPIFKEETYGIVLQPGSPLREPINNALLAIRQDGTYEALYDKWFREK; via the coding sequence ATGAAAGCCAATCGGTCAGGAGGCGCACGCTTCGCATTAGCGCTGCTCTTCACAGCCGCCTTGTGCATCGAATGGCGGCCGGCCCTCGGCTTTGCCCAACAACAGCGCACCCCACCGCTCAAAGTCGTCACCAAGCCACTTGAGCCATTCGTCACTGTCGAAGCGGGCAACCGGCTGAGTGGCTTCAGCATTGATCTCTGGGAAGTCGTCGCCCAACGCATCGGCGCCGACTACGAGTGGGTGATCGTCCAGAGCGTCACCGAGCAGATCGAGATGGTCGAGCAGCGAAAAGCCGACGTCGCCATCGCCGGCATCAGCATGACGGCGGAACGCGAAGCGCGCATTGACTTCTCGCATCCGTTCTTCAACGCCGGCTTGCAGATCATGGTGCCCGTCCGTTCGGAGCAAACGCTCTCGAACCTGGTTGCGGCGGTCTTTTCGCCTGTGCTGTTGCAGATCCTCGGCATCGCGATGTTGGTCACGCTGGCAATGGCGCACTTGATCTGGCTGACCGAGCGCAACAGCGGCGGCGAGATCCCGAAAGCCTACCTGCCCGGGGTGTGGGAAGCGCTGTGGTGGGCAGTGAACACGCTGACCACCGGGGAGTATGGCGACAAGACCAAACCGAGCGGCGTATTCAAGCGTCTGCTGGCCATCGCTTGGATGGTTCTGAGCGTGATCTTCGTCGCCCAATTCACGGCTTCGATCACCTCCGATCTCACCGTGCAACAACTCACTCAGAACATCGGCGGCCCGGCCGACCTGCCCGGGAAGGCTATCTTTACCGTCAAAGGCAGCACTGCCGCCAACTACTTATCTGAAGCGCGGATCAACTTCGTCGGCGTGGATACGATCGAGAAAGCCTACGACGCGCTAGAAAATGGCCAGGCGCAGGCCATCGTTTATGACGCCCCCGTGCTCAAGTATTACGCCGTCACCCAGGGGCGCGGCAAGGTTGAGATGGTCGGCCCGATTTTCAAGGAGGAAACCTACGGTATCGTGCTCCAACCAGGCAGCCCGCTGCGCGAACCGATCAACAACGCACTGCTGGCAATTCGGCAAGACGGCACCTACGAGGCGCTTTACGACAAATGGTTCCGGGAGAAATGA
- the rpsO gene encoding 30S ribosomal protein S15, protein MALNKGEKAAIIEQFAVNPNDTGSSEVQIALLTRRINELNEHLKVHKHDESSRHGLLVLVGKRRAHLKYLAAKDPVSYRELLVKLGLRK, encoded by the coding sequence GTGGCTCTCAACAAAGGTGAGAAGGCCGCCATCATCGAACAGTTTGCGGTCAATCCCAACGATACCGGCTCGTCGGAGGTTCAAATCGCGCTGCTGACCCGACGCATCAACGAATTGAACGAGCATTTGAAAGTTCACAAGCACGATGAAAGCTCGCGTCATGGCCTGTTGGTCCTCGTGGGCAAGCGGCGTGCACACCTGAAGTACTTGGCAGCCAAGGATCCAGTTAGCTATCGGGAACTTCTGGTCAAACTCGGGTTAAGAAAGTAA
- the pnp gene encoding polyribonucleotide nucleotidyltransferase, with product MSTDATRIVEAPIPENHVYTARIGEKEIRIETGRLARQAGGAVTARMGDTMVLATATMSKAVRQGIDFFPLSVEYEERLYAAGRIPGSYFRREGRPPEAAILIARLVDRPLRPLFPDDLRNDVQIIVTALSHDQINDIDVLAVNAASAALMVSDVPFDNPVGAVRIGLINGELIVNPTIPEMQYSDLDLRVAGTKDAIVMVECGANEVDEATMVRALKLAHDSIQEFIAMQHVMRREVGKPKADYPKFGRDEAFNQRVREALGNRVQETIDQELEKAERQAILDAIEGEVLAQMQSIGDVNADELHQVVKDVTSEAVRTRILRDGIRPDGRTLKEIRPIWVEVGDHLSPRAHGAGLFTRGETQILSIVTLGSKADAQPLDGLYPQEEKRYMHHYNFPPFSTGEAKVLRGSSRREIGHSALAERALLPVIPDEDEFPYTLRVVSEALSSNGSTSMGSVCGSTLALMDAGVPIRAPVAGIAMGLITAPGGLSEGYAILSDIQGLEDHIGDMDFKVAGTQKGITALQMDIKIAGLTTEVLEQALEQAREGRLAILERMLEVIPEPRPTLKPHAPRMLIINIDPEKLGTVIGPGGKTVRSIQDQTGAKIDIEDDGRVFISSPDGSGAEKAREMIESMTGSVTLGGIYTGKVVRITEFGAFVEIMPKTDGMVHVSQLSDHPVRNVADEVKVGQEVTVMVIGNDNGKIRLSRRAVLEGMTLEEAQEADRAGGRGGPRRDGGGRGSHGGGRERERERRPPLRRSGPDRHRG from the coding sequence ATGTCTACAGATGCAACACGCATCGTCGAAGCGCCGATCCCGGAGAATCATGTCTACACCGCGCGGATCGGCGAGAAGGAGATACGCATTGAGACGGGTCGTCTGGCCCGTCAGGCGGGTGGAGCGGTGACGGCGCGCATGGGCGACACGATGGTGCTCGCCACCGCCACCATGTCCAAAGCGGTGCGGCAGGGGATTGATTTCTTCCCGCTCAGCGTGGAGTACGAAGAGCGGCTCTATGCCGCCGGCCGCATTCCCGGCAGCTACTTCCGCCGCGAAGGCCGGCCGCCGGAGGCGGCGATCTTGATCGCCCGGCTGGTGGATCGGCCGCTGCGCCCGCTGTTCCCCGATGACCTGCGCAACGATGTACAGATCATCGTGACGGCGTTGTCGCACGACCAGATCAACGACATTGACGTGCTGGCCGTGAACGCGGCCAGCGCGGCGCTCATGGTCAGCGACGTGCCGTTCGACAACCCGGTTGGCGCGGTGCGCATCGGCCTGATCAACGGCGAGCTGATCGTCAACCCGACCATCCCGGAGATGCAATACAGCGACCTCGACCTGCGCGTGGCCGGCACGAAGGACGCGATCGTGATGGTCGAGTGCGGCGCGAACGAGGTGGACGAGGCGACCATGGTGCGCGCGCTCAAACTGGCGCACGACTCGATCCAGGAGTTCATCGCCATGCAGCACGTCATGCGCCGGGAGGTCGGCAAACCCAAGGCCGACTACCCCAAGTTCGGGCGCGACGAAGCCTTCAACCAGCGCGTGCGCGAAGCGCTGGGCAACCGCGTTCAGGAGACGATTGACCAAGAATTGGAGAAGGCCGAGCGTCAGGCCATCCTGGATGCGATCGAGGGCGAAGTGCTGGCGCAGATGCAATCCATCGGCGATGTGAACGCCGATGAGCTGCACCAGGTAGTCAAGGATGTGACCAGCGAAGCGGTGCGCACGCGCATCCTGCGCGATGGCATCCGGCCCGACGGGCGCACGTTGAAGGAGATCCGACCGATCTGGGTGGAGGTGGGCGATCATCTTAGCCCACGCGCCCATGGCGCCGGCCTGTTCACCCGCGGCGAGACACAGATCCTCTCGATCGTCACGCTCGGCAGCAAAGCCGATGCCCAACCGCTCGACGGCCTCTACCCGCAGGAAGAGAAGCGCTACATGCACCACTACAACTTCCCGCCATTCTCGACGGGCGAGGCGAAGGTGCTGCGTGGCAGCAGCCGGCGCGAGATCGGTCATAGCGCACTGGCCGAGCGGGCGCTCCTGCCGGTCATCCCGGACGAGGACGAATTCCCCTACACCCTGCGCGTGGTGAGCGAGGCGCTGTCGTCCAACGGCTCGACTTCGATGGGCAGCGTGTGCGGTAGCACATTGGCGTTGATGGACGCCGGCGTGCCGATCCGAGCGCCGGTAGCCGGCATTGCCATGGGCCTGATCACGGCGCCGGGCGGCCTCTCCGAGGGCTATGCCATCTTGAGCGACATCCAGGGCCTGGAAGATCACATCGGCGACATGGACTTCAAGGTCGCCGGCACTCAGAAAGGCATCACTGCCCTGCAGATGGACATCAAGATCGCCGGCCTGACGACCGAGGTGCTCGAGCAGGCGCTGGAGCAGGCGCGCGAAGGGCGACTGGCCATCCTAGAGCGCATGCTGGAAGTGATCCCCGAACCGCGCCCAACGCTGAAGCCGCACGCGCCGCGCATGTTGATCATCAACATTGACCCCGAGAAGCTGGGCACGGTGATCGGGCCGGGGGGCAAGACCGTGCGCTCGATCCAGGATCAGACCGGCGCAAAGATTGACATCGAGGACGACGGTCGCGTCTTCATCTCCTCGCCGGACGGCAGCGGTGCCGAGAAAGCGCGCGAGATGATCGAGAGCATGACCGGCTCGGTCACCCTGGGTGGCATTTATACCGGTAAGGTGGTGCGCATCACCGAATTCGGCGCATTCGTCGAGATCATGCCGAAGACGGACGGCATGGTGCACGTGTCGCAACTCAGCGATCATCCCGTGCGCAACGTGGCCGACGAAGTGAAAGTCGGCCAGGAAGTGACGGTGATGGTAATCGGCAACGACAACGGCAAGATCCGCCTCAGCCGCAGGGCCGTGCTGGAAGGCATGACGCTGGAAGAGGCTCAGGAGGCCGACCGCGCCGGCGGGCGCGGTGGCCCGCGCCGCGACGGCGGAGGACGGGGTAGCCATGGTGGCGGGCGCGAGCGAGAACGCGAACGCCGGCCACCCTTGCGTCGCAGCGGACCGGACCGTCACCGCGGATAG
- a CDS encoding multidrug ABC transporter ATP-binding protein produces the protein MRNPSSPNEPPPLLGRMGMGPPRMPGKVEKARDARGAVARLWGYLRRQRVALLITAALVIISTAINVALPHLLGHAIDAYVVSGDLPGLAHISLLMLGLYVLSASLTWLQSYIMAGASQRAVRDIRNDLFCRLQTLPLRFFDQRPHGDLMSRLTNDVESVNQALSDGVVQIVSGALGMLGVAAIMLWINPVLAIVSIAAIGGMSLALNRWLAPRLRTGFRQQQTSLGALNALIEETITGQRVVKAYGREPAVIAQFDAANAALRQAATRAQIFAGFLGPMMNCVNNLGLAVVAGVGGVLAVQGLATVGMIASFITYARQFGRPLNELATLYGALQSAVAGAERVFAVMDETPEIEGERRADAPKPAAPIHGEVVFEEVSFGYTPDVPVLKRVSLHARPGQMIALVGPTGAGKTTIINLLTRFYDVDSGRIMIDGRDIREFDREALRRQLGIVLQDTFLFTGTVMENIRYGRLDASDADVIAAAKLANADAFIQRLPHGYDTLLSERASNLSQGQRQLLAIARAILADPRILILDEATSSVDTRTEQHIQEAMRRLMAGRTSFVIAHRLSTIRDADQILVISGGEVVERGVHAQLLAAHGLYARLYAGQFSQDGRSVEPAAKPRPDAKVMHMA, from the coding sequence ATGCGTAATCCATCCTCGCCCAACGAACCACCGCCCCTGCTGGGCCGTATGGGTATGGGCCCGCCGCGCATGCCCGGCAAAGTCGAGAAGGCCAGAGACGCGCGCGGCGCCGTCGCCCGGCTGTGGGGCTATCTACGACGGCAGCGCGTCGCATTGCTCATCACGGCAGCGCTGGTGATCATTAGCACGGCCATCAACGTCGCTCTGCCGCATCTGCTCGGTCATGCAATTGATGCCTACGTCGTCTCGGGCGACCTGCCGGGGCTGGCGCACATCAGCCTGCTCATGCTCGGTCTGTATGTGCTGAGCGCGTCGCTGACGTGGCTGCAGAGCTACATCATGGCCGGCGCATCGCAGCGCGCTGTGCGCGACATTCGAAACGACCTGTTCTGCCGCCTACAGACGCTGCCGCTGCGCTTTTTCGACCAACGCCCGCACGGTGACTTGATGAGCCGGCTCACCAACGACGTGGAGAGCGTGAACCAGGCGTTGTCCGATGGAGTCGTGCAAATCGTCTCGGGCGCATTGGGCATGCTCGGCGTTGCAGCGATCATGTTGTGGATCAACCCCGTCCTGGCGATCGTCAGCATCGCCGCGATCGGTGGAATGTCGCTGGCGCTCAACCGGTGGCTCGCTCCCCGGCTGCGGACGGGCTTTCGCCAGCAGCAAACGTCGCTGGGCGCGCTCAACGCGCTGATCGAGGAGACCATCACCGGCCAGCGGGTCGTCAAGGCGTATGGGCGTGAGCCGGCAGTCATCGCCCAATTCGACGCGGCAAACGCCGCGCTGCGCCAGGCGGCAACGCGCGCGCAAATCTTCGCCGGCTTCCTGGGGCCGATGATGAACTGCGTGAACAACCTCGGCCTAGCCGTAGTAGCAGGCGTCGGCGGCGTCCTGGCCGTGCAAGGGCTGGCTACGGTGGGCATGATCGCCAGTTTTATCACTTACGCGAGGCAGTTCGGCCGGCCGCTCAACGAGCTGGCCACGCTCTACGGCGCGCTGCAGTCGGCGGTGGCCGGGGCGGAACGCGTGTTCGCGGTGATGGACGAAACGCCGGAGATCGAGGGGGAACGCCGCGCAGACGCACCCAAACCGGCTGCGCCGATCCATGGCGAAGTCGTCTTCGAGGAGGTGAGCTTCGGTTACACACCCGACGTGCCGGTGCTCAAGCGCGTCAGCCTGCATGCCCGGCCAGGCCAGATGATCGCGCTGGTCGGACCGACGGGCGCCGGCAAGACCACGATCATCAACCTGCTCACGCGCTTCTATGATGTGGATAGCGGGCGCATCATGATTGACGGTCGCGACATCCGCGAGTTCGACCGCGAGGCGCTGCGGCGACAACTCGGCATCGTGCTGCAGGATACGTTTCTGTTCACCGGCACGGTGATGGAGAACATCCGCTACGGCCGGTTGGACGCGAGCGACGCAGACGTGATCGCCGCTGCCAAGCTAGCCAACGCCGATGCGTTCATCCAGCGCCTGCCGCATGGCTACGACACGCTGTTGTCCGAGCGCGCCAGTAATCTAAGCCAGGGACAGCGCCAGTTGTTGGCCATCGCGCGCGCGATCCTGGCCGACCCGCGCATCCTGATCCTCGACGAGGCGACCAGCAGCGTGGACACGCGCACCGAGCAGCATATCCAGGAAGCGATGCGCCGGCTGATGGCCGGTCGCACCAGCTTTGTGATCGCCCACCGGCTGAGCACCATTCGCGACGCCGACCAGATCCTGGTGATCAGCGGCGGCGAAGTGGTCGAGCGCGGCGTGCATGCGCAGTTGTTGGCTGCACATGGGCTCTATGCGCGGCTGTATGCCGGGCAGTTCAGCCAAGATGGCCGATCTGTCGAGCCGGCGGCGAAGCCGAGGCCCGATGCAAAGGTGATGCACATGGCATGA